A genomic region of Dreissena polymorpha isolate Duluth1 chromosome 4, UMN_Dpol_1.0, whole genome shotgun sequence contains the following coding sequences:
- the LOC127877535 gene encoding uncharacterized protein LOC127877535 isoform X2 — translation MKGTKGGHPSILDGTNDWELRADLMKQLQFPDIVHTTLRPDIVMVSGKTKKIILVELTVPWEERCTQAHERKKAKYEDLVQECREAGWRAWYYSIEVGCRGFPAPSLGKMFQDMGIEGQARKLAIKKVSQAAERSSSWLWLRSNASSWKPSTNG, via the coding sequence ATGAAGGGTACAAAGGGAGGACATCCGAGTATCCTAGACGGCACAAATGACTGGGAACTACGGGCAGATCTTATGAAACAGctgcagtttccagacattgtccACACTACCCTACGCCCAGACATTGTGATGGTCTCCGGAAAGACAAAGAAGATCATCCTGGTAGAGCTGACTGTCCCGTGGGAAGAAAGATGTACTCAGGCACATGAGAGAAAGAAGGCCAAGTACGAAGATCTCGTCCAGGAATGTAGAGAGGCCGGGTGGAGAGCATGGTACTACTCGATTGAAGTGGGATGCAGAGGGTTTCCTGCACCATCGCTGGGAAAGATGTTCCAGGATATGGGAATAGAGGGACAGGCGAGAAAGCTGGCCATTAAGAAGGTATCACAGGCAGCAGAAAGAAGCTCCAGCTGGCTGTGGCTAAGGAGCAACGCTAGTAGCTGGAAGCCATCCACTAATgggtag
- the LOC127877535 gene encoding uncharacterized protein LOC127877535 isoform X1: MGLPMVLIDFAGTVMKGTKGGHPSILDGTNDWELRADLMKQLQFPDIVHTTLRPDIVMVSGKTKKIILVELTVPWEERCTQAHERKKAKYEDLVQECREAGWRAWYYSIEVGCRGFPAPSLGKMFQDMGIEGQARKLAIKKVSQAAERSSSWLWLRSNASSWKPSTNG, encoded by the exons ATGGGATTACCTATGGTTTTAATTGATTTCG CAGGGACAGTAATGAAGGGTACAAAGGGAGGACATCCGAGTATCCTAGACGGCACAAATGACTGGGAACTACGGGCAGATCTTATGAAACAGctgcagtttccagacattgtccACACTACCCTACGCCCAGACATTGTGATGGTCTCCGGAAAGACAAAGAAGATCATCCTGGTAGAGCTGACTGTCCCGTGGGAAGAAAGATGTACTCAGGCACATGAGAGAAAGAAGGCCAAGTACGAAGATCTCGTCCAGGAATGTAGAGAGGCCGGGTGGAGAGCATGGTACTACTCGATTGAAGTGGGATGCAGAGGGTTTCCTGCACCATCGCTGGGAAAGATGTTCCAGGATATGGGAATAGAGGGACAGGCGAGAAAGCTGGCCATTAAGAAGGTATCACAGGCAGCAGAAAGAAGCTCCAGCTGGCTGTGGCTAAGGAGCAACGCTAGTAGCTGGAAGCCATCCACTAATgggtag